One Nitrospirota bacterium genomic window, AAGACAAAGTTGCCCACTTTGACTGCCCTGGAATATCCGATAATCGGTTCCCATTTTGTCCCTGTTGCAATATTTTTTCTATCCAAGCCTGCCCCTTTTCTTAGCCATTTTAATGTGTGGGCTCTTACGATATCCCCAATACCTTTTTTACACCCTCGTCAACGCTTTTCAATTCGGAATGAGAAAGTCGACCGATCTTTCTCTTTAATCGTGATTTATGCACAGGTCCTAACGATTCGCACTTCGCGTAGCTTTCGGACATTAGGCCAGTTTTCTCAGAATTTTCGGAGAGTTGGATCCTAAGCGGCCCAGGTTTGGTGGTAATTGGAATAAGGAGAATGTCTGGGCATAAATCATTAACCGGGTTGATACTGATAATTAATGCTGGTCTCGGCTTAGGATGGGAAGCGGGTTCAACAATCCAAATTTCTCCTCGGCTTATTCGCTCCATATTCCTTCTTCCATGGTCTGTTCCCAGGCTTCCCTTTCCGTACGTTCGTCATCATCTTCCTGATATTGCGACAATAACTTTCGAAGCAGTCTTTCTTCATCAAGTTTCTTAAACTTTAATATCAGAGCCTCGAGTTTTTCCGATCGTGATTCTCCGGGCAAGGTGTCAAGGTACTTAAGCAAAGGTTTGTCTATGGTGGCAGAAAGTTTGCCTTTCATTTTTATCCCCCTTAAGATATTCTCATCTGTCCTATAGTGTATCTTCTTTCAAAGAAGATGTCAACACATGGGCATAGAAGGTATCTAGGAAAACCAGTTATCTAAGGAGTTTGTCGAAGTAGGAAATGGTCGATTTCAAGCCTTCGTCGAGCTG contains:
- a CDS encoding type II toxin-antitoxin system PemK/MazF family toxin; the encoded protein is MERISRGEIWIVEPASHPKPRPALIISINPVNDLCPDILLIPITTKPGPLRIQLSENSEKTGLMSESYAKCESLGPVHKSRLKRKIGRLSHSELKSVDEGVKKVLGIS